A stretch of the Photobacterium toruni genome encodes the following:
- the adiA gene encoding arginine decarboxylase, producing the protein MNNNSTNNKMRALVIEHQNITPNSFADRATKSLVAELQNRSIEIITATSYEDARAVILSSQIDSLVLALEKTEEQIVNSHEEVDLLAALQARQSEVPVFLLAERARTSILNNRQLMERVDECYSVLEDTADFVAGRIVASMRRYRAQVLPPFMKAMMHYNDIHEYSWSAPGHQGGIGFTKTPAGNQFFEFFGENLFRTDMGIERAALGSLLDHSGAFKDSEVEAAKIFGAHQSYSGIVGTSGSNRTIMQACMKDDDIAICDRNCHKSIEQGLILTGARPIYMVPSRNCYGIIGPISKVQMSKEGIALKAKNAGIPFNADEKKASYAVVTNCTYDGLCYHSEVTEALLGESSSRIHMDEAWFGYARFNPIYKGHFAMRGDAKDHTGPTVFATHSTHKLLNALSQASYIHVRNGENAINFDRFNQAYMMHTSTSPLYAICASNDVAANMMKGESGLSLTNEVNREAIIFRQNMRQLFNDYTAENDWFFKPWNAETVTEMNGDKVNFEDASVESLMTIQQNWKLTPGDKWHGFDEIDNDWCMLDPIKVSLLTPGLDDNGNFLETGVPAALVTAYLGRFGIVPTRTTDFQVMFLFSMGITKGKRDTLINTLLSFKRHYDANADIETLLPELVASAPEVYRGLGLKDLGNKMFEYLVRHNPSQVLNHAYSSLPEMEVKPRTAYQFVVSDEVELVPSDKLVGRVAANSVIPYPPGIPMLMGGENFGDDTSPQIQYLKALEAWDAEFPGFEHETEGAEIEDGKYHVLCIKKDAL; encoded by the coding sequence ATGAACAACAATAGTACTAATAATAAAATGCGTGCTCTCGTTATTGAGCACCAAAATATTACGCCAAACAGCTTTGCAGATCGTGCAACTAAGTCACTCGTTGCTGAACTACAAAATCGCTCTATCGAAATCATCACTGCAACTTCTTACGAAGATGCACGCGCAGTTATTCTGTCTTCTCAAATCGACAGCCTAGTATTAGCACTAGAAAAAACTGAAGAGCAAATCGTTAACTCTCACGAAGAAGTTGATTTGTTAGCAGCACTACAAGCACGTCAATCTGAAGTGCCAGTATTTCTACTAGCAGAACGCGCTCGTACCTCTATTCTTAACAACCGCCAGTTAATGGAACGTGTTGATGAGTGTTACTCAGTACTAGAAGATACTGCTGATTTCGTTGCTGGCCGTATCGTTGCTTCTATGCGTCGTTACCGTGCACAAGTGCTACCACCGTTTATGAAAGCGATGATGCACTACAACGACATCCATGAGTACTCATGGTCTGCACCAGGTCACCAAGGTGGTATCGGTTTTACTAAGACCCCTGCTGGTAACCAATTCTTTGAATTCTTCGGCGAAAACTTGTTCCGTACCGATATGGGTATCGAACGTGCTGCACTAGGCTCATTACTTGACCACAGTGGCGCATTTAAAGATTCAGAAGTTGAAGCGGCTAAGATCTTCGGTGCTCACCAGTCTTACTCTGGTATCGTAGGTACTTCAGGTTCAAACCGTACTATCATGCAAGCATGTATGAAAGATGATGACATTGCTATCTGTGACCGTAACTGTCACAAATCAATCGAGCAAGGTCTGATCCTAACTGGCGCGCGTCCAATCTACATGGTGCCTAGCCGTAACTGCTACGGTATCATCGGTCCAATCAGCAAAGTTCAAATGAGCAAAGAAGGCATTGCGCTTAAAGCGAAAAATGCGGGCATTCCCTTCAACGCTGATGAGAAAAAAGCAAGCTACGCTGTAGTAACTAACTGTACTTACGACGGTTTATGTTACCACTCAGAAGTGACTGAAGCGCTACTAGGCGAAAGCTCTAGCCGTATTCACATGGATGAAGCTTGGTTTGGTTACGCACGTTTTAACCCTATCTACAAGGGTCACTTCGCAATGCGTGGCGATGCTAAAGACCACACAGGTCCTACAGTATTTGCAACTCACTCAACGCACAAGTTATTGAATGCATTGTCTCAAGCATCATACATTCACGTACGTAACGGTGAAAACGCGATTAACTTCGATCGTTTCAACCAAGCTTACATGATGCACACTTCAACATCACCACTATACGCAATCTGTGCGTCTAACGATGTTGCTGCGAACATGATGAAAGGCGAAAGTGGTCTATCGCTAACTAACGAAGTTAACCGCGAAGCGATCATCTTCCGTCAAAACATGCGTCAACTATTCAACGATTACACGGCTGAAAACGATTGGTTCTTCAAGCCTTGGAACGCTGAAACTGTTACCGAAATGAACGGTGACAAAGTTAATTTCGAAGACGCTTCTGTTGAGTCTCTAATGACTATCCAACAGAACTGGAAATTGACTCCTGGTGACAAGTGGCACGGCTTTGACGAAATCGACAATGACTGGTGTATGCTTGATCCAATCAAAGTTAGCTTGCTAACTCCGGGTCTTGACGACAACGGTAACTTCCTAGAAACAGGTGTTCCAGCAGCACTTGTAACAGCATACCTAGGTCGTTTCGGTATCGTTCCAACACGTACTACTGACTTCCAAGTAATGTTCCTATTCTCAATGGGTATTACTAAAGGTAAGCGTGACACATTGATCAACACATTGTTGTCATTCAAGCGTCACTACGATGCAAACGCAGATATCGAAACATTACTGCCTGAGCTAGTAGCCTCTGCACCAGAAGTTTACCGCGGTCTTGGCCTTAAAGATCTTGGTAACAAGATGTTTGAATACCTAGTACGTCATAACCCAAGCCAAGTACTGAACCACGCTTACTCAAGCCTTCCAGAAATGGAAGTGAAACCACGTACTGCTTACCAGTTCGTTGTATCTGATGAAGTAGAGCTAGTACCTTCTGACAAGCTTGTTGGTCGTGTTGCAGCGAACTCTGTTATTCCTTACCCACCAGGCATTCCAATGCTAATGGGTGGCGAAAACTTCGGTGATGATACAAGTCCTCAAATCCAGTACTTGAAAGCACTAGAAGCATGGG
- the potE gene encoding putrescine-ornithine antiporter, with translation MSSDTGTKKMGLVGLTVLVAVNMMGSGIIMLPASLAQVGAISMLSWIVTALGAMCIAYTFAKCGAFCKRSGGMSAYAEEAHGKSSFFISSYTYYVCLVISCVAIAVSALGYIKPFMPWLDTPMHTFYGVVAILIFTMVANFGGAKITGQISAFTVWGIIIPVAGLSIIGWWWFDPQTFMNAWNPHHDTTMHSVSSGIALTLWAFLGIESAGANSDAVENPERNVPLAVLFGTGFAAIVYIASTGVIQGIIPNSELAASTAPFGLVFSHMFNPTVGNIVTLAAVIACIGSLLGWQFTNAQVSKAAADEGLFPKIFAKTNKAGVPIAGMLIMLAAEILLAVMTISPNLISQFNALLNLAVFINMVPYILSMTGLEVLLRKNMVSQKQYRLGATVGTLAVLYSIYGVYACGATAVFGGTILTLLGYIFYGFIAARDTKPTVKAN, from the coding sequence ATGTCATCAGATACTGGCACTAAAAAAATGGGCCTTGTCGGCTTAACTGTACTTGTTGCAGTTAACATGATGGGTTCCGGTATTATTATGCTACCAGCAAGCTTGGCGCAAGTTGGTGCAATCTCAATGTTATCTTGGATTGTAACTGCGTTAGGCGCAATGTGTATTGCTTATACATTCGCTAAATGTGGTGCATTTTGTAAGCGCTCTGGCGGTATGTCAGCTTACGCAGAAGAAGCACACGGAAAATCATCTTTCTTCATCTCATCTTATACTTATTACGTGTGTTTGGTTATTAGCTGTGTTGCTATTGCCGTTTCTGCTTTAGGTTACATCAAACCGTTTATGCCTTGGCTTGATACACCAATGCACACATTCTACGGTGTTGTCGCTATTCTTATCTTCACAATGGTAGCTAACTTTGGCGGTGCGAAAATCACTGGTCAAATCTCAGCATTCACTGTTTGGGGTATCATTATTCCTGTTGCTGGTCTATCTATCATCGGTTGGTGGTGGTTCGATCCACAAACATTCATGAACGCATGGAACCCACATCACGATACTACAATGCACTCTGTATCTTCTGGTATCGCACTGACTTTATGGGCATTCCTAGGTATTGAATCTGCTGGTGCTAACTCTGATGCGGTTGAAAACCCAGAGCGTAACGTACCACTAGCTGTATTATTTGGTACTGGTTTCGCAGCGATTGTTTACATTGCTTCTACTGGCGTTATTCAAGGTATTATTCCTAACTCAGAGCTTGCTGCATCAACTGCACCGTTTGGTCTAGTATTTAGCCACATGTTCAACCCTACTGTAGGTAACATCGTGACTCTTGCAGCAGTTATTGCATGTATCGGCTCACTACTTGGCTGGCAGTTCACTAACGCACAAGTTTCTAAAGCAGCGGCTGATGAAGGTCTATTCCCTAAAATCTTTGCTAAAACAAACAAAGCAGGCGTACCAATTGCAGGTATGTTAATCATGCTAGCCGCGGAGATTTTACTAGCGGTAATGACTATCTCTCCTAACTTGATCAGTCAGTTCAACGCACTATTGAACCTTGCAGTATTTATTAACATGGTACCTTACATCCTATCGATGACAGGTCTTGAAGTACTACTTCGCAAGAACATGGTATCTCAAAAGCAATACCGTCTTGGTGCAACTGTAGGTACATTAGCTGTTCTTTACAGTATCTATGGTGTGTATGCTTGTGGTGCAACTGCTGTATTCGGCGGTACCATTCTGACACTACTTGGTTATATCTTCTACGGCTTCATTGCTGCACGTGATACTAAACCAACAGTTAAAGCAAACTAA
- the adiA gene encoding arginine decarboxylase, giving the protein MNNNSTNNKMRALVIEHQNITPNSFADRATKSLVAELQNRSIEIITATSYEDARAVILSSQIDSLVLALEKTEEQIVNSHEEVDLLAALQARQSEVPVFLLAERARTSILNNRQLMERVDECYSVLEDTADFVAGRIVASMRRYRAQVLPPFMKAMMHYNDIHEYSWSAPGHQGGIGFTKTPAGNQFFEFFGENLFRTDMGIERAALGSLLDHSGAFKDSEVEAAKIFGAHQSYSGIVGTSGSNRTIMQACMKDDDIAICDRNCHKSIEQGLILTGARPIYMVPSRNCYGIIGPISKVQMSKEGIALKAKNAGIPFNADEKKASYAVVTNCTYDGLCYHSEVTEALLGESSSRIHMDEAWFGYARFNPIYKGHFAMRGDAKDHTGPTVFATHSTHKLLNALSQASYIHVRNGENAINFDRFNQAYMMHTSTSPLYAICASNDVAANMMKGESGLSLTNEVNREAIIFRQNMRQLFNDYTAENDWFFKPWNAETVTEMNGDKVNFEDASVESLMTIQQNWKLTPGDKWHGFDEIDNDWCMLDPIKVSLLTPGLDDNGNFLETGVPAALVTAYLSHFGIVPTRTTDFQVMFLFSMGITKGKRDTLINTLLSFKRHYDANADIETLLPELVASAPEVYRGLGLKDLGERMYKYLVRHNPSQVLNHAYSSLPEMEVKPRTAYQFVVSDEVELVPSDKLVGRVAANSVIPYPPGIPMLMGGENFGDDTSPQIQYLKALEAWDAEFPGFEHETEGAEIEDGKYHVLCIKKDAL; this is encoded by the coding sequence ATGAACAACAATAGTACTAATAATAAAATGCGTGCTCTCGTTATTGAGCACCAAAATATTACGCCAAACAGCTTTGCAGATCGTGCAACTAAGTCACTCGTTGCTGAACTACAAAATCGCTCTATCGAAATCATCACTGCAACTTCTTACGAAGATGCACGCGCAGTTATTCTGTCTTCTCAAATCGACAGCCTAGTATTAGCACTAGAAAAAACTGAAGAGCAAATCGTTAACTCTCACGAAGAAGTTGATTTGTTAGCAGCACTACAAGCACGTCAATCTGAAGTGCCAGTATTTCTACTAGCAGAACGCGCTCGTACCTCTATTCTTAACAACCGCCAGTTAATGGAACGTGTTGATGAGTGTTACTCAGTACTAGAAGATACTGCTGATTTCGTTGCTGGCCGTATCGTTGCTTCTATGCGTCGTTACCGTGCACAAGTGCTACCACCGTTTATGAAAGCGATGATGCACTACAACGACATCCATGAGTACTCATGGTCTGCACCAGGTCACCAAGGTGGTATCGGTTTTACTAAGACCCCTGCTGGTAACCAATTCTTTGAATTCTTCGGCGAAAACTTGTTCCGTACCGATATGGGTATCGAACGTGCTGCACTAGGCTCATTACTTGACCACAGTGGCGCATTTAAAGATTCAGAAGTTGAAGCGGCTAAGATCTTCGGTGCTCACCAGTCTTACTCTGGTATCGTAGGTACTTCAGGTTCAAACCGTACTATCATGCAAGCATGTATGAAAGATGATGACATTGCTATCTGTGACCGTAACTGTCACAAATCAATCGAGCAAGGTCTGATCCTAACTGGCGCGCGTCCAATCTACATGGTGCCTAGCCGTAACTGCTACGGTATCATCGGTCCAATCAGCAAAGTTCAAATGAGCAAAGAAGGCATTGCGCTTAAAGCGAAAAATGCGGGCATTCCCTTCAACGCTGATGAGAAAAAAGCAAGCTACGCTGTAGTAACTAACTGTACTTACGACGGTTTATGTTACCACTCAGAAGTGACTGAAGCGCTACTAGGCGAAAGCTCTAGCCGTATTCACATGGATGAAGCTTGGTTTGGTTACGCACGTTTTAACCCTATCTACAAGGGTCACTTCGCAATGCGTGGCGATGCTAAAGACCACACAGGTCCTACAGTATTTGCAACTCACTCAACGCACAAGTTATTGAATGCATTGTCTCAAGCATCATACATTCACGTACGTAACGGTGAAAACGCGATTAACTTCGATCGTTTCAACCAAGCTTACATGATGCACACTTCAACATCACCACTATACGCAATCTGTGCGTCTAACGATGTTGCTGCGAACATGATGAAAGGCGAAAGTGGTCTATCGCTAACTAACGAAGTTAACCGCGAAGCGATCATCTTCCGTCAAAACATGCGTCAACTATTCAACGATTACACGGCTGAAAACGATTGGTTCTTCAAGCCTTGGAACGCTGAAACTGTTACCGAAATGAACGGTGATAAAGTTAATTTCGAAGACGCTTCTGTTGAGTCTCTAATGACTATCCAACAGAACTGGAAATTGACTCCTGGTGACAAGTGGCACGGCTTTGACGAAATCGACAATGACTGGTGTATGCTTGATCCAATCAAAGTTAGCTTGCTAACTCCGGGTCTTGACGACAACGGTAACTTCCTAGAAACCGGTGTTCCAGCAGCACTTGTAACAGCATACCTAAGCCATTTCGGTATCGTACCAACACGTACTACTGACTTCCAAGTAATGTTCCTATTCTCAATGGGTATTACTAAAGGTAAGCGTGACACATTGATCAACACATTGTTGTCATTCAAGCGTCACTACGATGCAAACGCAGATATCGAAACATTACTGCCTGAGCTAGTAGCCTCTGCGCCAGAAGTTTACCGTGGTCTTGGCCTGAAAGATCTTGGCGAGCGTATGTACAAGTACCTAGTACGTCATAACCCAAGCCAAGTACTGAACCACGCTTACTCAAGCCTTCCAGAAATGGAAGTGAAGCCACGTACTGCTTATCAGTTTGTCGTATCTGATGAAGTAGAGCTAGTACCTTCTGACAAGCTTGTTGGTCGTGTTGCAGCGAACTCTGTTATTCCTTACCCACCAGGCATTCCAATGCTAATGGGTGGCGAAAACTTCGGTGATGATACAAGTCCTCAAATCCAGTACTTGAAAGCACTAGAAGCATGGGATGCAGAATTCCCTGGTTTCGAACACGAAACTGAAGGCGCTGAAATCGAAGACGGTAAATACCACGTTCTTTGTATCAAAAAAGACGCACTATAA
- the potE gene encoding putrescine-ornithine antiporter, whose product MSSDTGTKKMGLVGLTVLVAVNMMGSGIIMLPASLAQVGAISMLSWIVTALGAMCIAYTFAKCGAFCKRSGGMSAYAEEAHGKSSFFISSYTYYVCLVISCVAIAVSALGYIKPFMPWLDTPIHTFFGVVAILILTMVANFGGAKITGQISAFTVWGIIIPVAGLSIIGWWWFDPQTFMSAWNPHHSATMHSVSSGIALTLWAFLGIESAGANSDAVENPERNVPLAVLFGTGFAAIIYIASTGVIQGIIPNSELAASTAPFGLVFSHMFNPTVGNIVTLAAVIACIGSLLGWQFTNAQVSKAAADEGLFPKIFAKTNKAGAPIAGMLIMLAAEILLAVMTISPNLISQFNALLNLAVFINMVPYILSMTGLEVLLRKNMVSQKQYRLGATVGTLAVLYSIYGVYACGSTAVFGGTILMLLGYIFYGFIAARDTKPTVKAN is encoded by the coding sequence ATGTCATCAGATACTGGCACTAAAAAAATGGGACTTGTCGGCTTAACTGTACTTGTTGCAGTTAACATGATGGGTTCCGGTATTATTATGCTACCAGCAAGCTTGGCGCAAGTTGGTGCAATCTCAATGTTATCTTGGATTGTAACTGCGTTAGGCGCAATGTGTATTGCTTATACATTCGCTAAATGTGGTGCATTTTGTAAGCGCTCTGGCGGTATGTCAGCTTACGCAGAAGAAGCACACGGAAAATCATCTTTCTTCATCTCATCTTACACTTACTACGTGTGTTTGGTTATTAGCTGTGTTGCCATTGCCGTTTCTGCGCTAGGCTACATCAAACCGTTTATGCCTTGGCTTGATACACCGATTCATACATTCTTCGGTGTTGTCGCTATTCTTATTCTAACCATGGTAGCTAACTTTGGCGGTGCGAAAATTACTGGTCAAATCTCAGCATTCACTGTTTGGGGTATCATTATTCCTGTTGCTGGTCTATCTATCATCGGTTGGTGGTGGTTCGATCCACAAACATTCATGAGCGCATGGAATCCACACCACTCAGCAACTATGCACTCTGTATCTTCTGGTATCGCACTGACTTTATGGGCATTCCTAGGTATTGAATCTGCTGGTGCTAACTCTGATGCGGTTGAAAACCCAGAGCGTAACGTACCACTAGCTGTATTATTCGGTACTGGTTTCGCTGCAATCATCTACATTGCTTCTACTGGCGTTATTCAAGGTATCATTCCTAACTCAGAGCTTGCTGCATCAACTGCACCGTTTGGTCTAGTATTTAGCCACATGTTCAACCCTACTGTAGGTAACATCGTGACTCTTGCAGCAGTTATTGCATGTATCGGCTCACTACTTGGCTGGCAGTTCACTAACGCACAAGTTTCTAAAGCAGCGGCTGATGAAGGTCTATTCCCTAAAATCTTTGCTAAAACAAACAAAGCAGGCGCACCAATTGCAGGTATGTTAATCATGCTAGCCGCTGAGATTTTACTAGCGGTAATGACTATCTCTCCTAACTTGATCAGCCAGTTCAACGCACTATTGAACCTTGCAGTATTTATTAACATGGTACCTTACATCCTATCGATGACAGGTCTTGAAGTACTACTTCGCAAGAACATGGTATCTCAAAAGCAATACCGTCTTGGTGCAACTGTAGGTACATTAGCTGTTCTTTACAGTATCTATGGTGTGTACGCTTGTGGTTCTACCGCAGTATTTGGCGGTACCATTCTGATGTTACTTGGTTATATCTTCTACGGCTTCATTGCTGCACGTGATACTAAACCAACAGTTAAAGCAAACTAA